A stretch of DNA from Cannabis sativa cultivar Pink pepper isolate KNU-18-1 chromosome X, ASM2916894v1, whole genome shotgun sequence:
ACCCGATTGAATCCGCTCAACTAAACGGGGAATCCAAACATAACGCATGGCGTCTTGGAATTGCTTACTGTTGACGTCACATTTGAGTTGCTTAGCTTGCTTTTGCACTCTGGTTCGCCAATAGTTCTTGATCTCATTGTCCGTCCTTCCAGGAAGATATTGGGCTATTTTGGACCacctttttccaaaaaaaaaaaaaaatcaattctaTATATCAACATCCCATTCAGATATATAATCATTTCTtacactaaataaaatataattaaataaataaaaaagaaaaagtattaATTAGACAATATTAGCAGTACCTGTTACCCCAACGAGAATGAAGTTCAAGAATAAGAAGTTGTTCTTGAAGGGTAATATTTCCTCTTCGAACACTTGGTCGCAAGTAGTTTAACCATCTCAATCTACAGCTCTTACCAGTTCTTTTTAGACCTGTATTATTGTTAATAACAATTAATTCATTAATTTAGAGAGCAATTAAGGAAAATGGTACACtgataaaaatctaatttaatttcatACGTGCATAACCAGAAAGCTTTGAACTTTTGGTCTAGAAATAATAAAGGtctgaaaattatttatggGTTTGAAATGATCAAGAAAGAAGTAAAAAGTACCTGCATGGCGGGCAAGGGAGTTCCAGCGACCTTCGCCATGGATGGAGACATAATTGAAAAGCATGTTATCTTCCTCAACTGTCCATGGACCTTTCCTTAAATCCAATTGACGATGATGATCTTCTTCACTACTATGTAATTGATCATGATCATGATCAATACTTGTAATTACTGATCCATATAACTGATCTCCCATGTGAACATCCATTTTTTTATGtagttaattatatatatggatAGACTTAATTAGCAAAAGAGAAAGAGTGAGAGAATTTGGATTAGTATGGAGAAGAGtatatgtatttaattattGTTTGGGGTTTGTTTAATTTGAGTGAGATGATAGAATAAGGAGTATATATAGGAAACGTACAAATTGGGAGATTTGACTGAAAAGATCATAATCCAAGTGAGAAGAAAAGTGACGCACATATATTAGGATGATGTATGTGATTGAACGCGGCACAACTCAATGAGAAGAACAAGAAGATAATAGTTTAATATAACATAGTATTAAAAATTCTAACTTTcaacacattaaaataataataaacttttTTCATTAACATTTTTGTTCTTGGTTTGACCTGTTGACTTTTGGGTCTACCGCTCTCTCTGCTATCCCTCGCACGCGTACGCTATTAAACACTCTTCTAGACTACTATTTTACTTTCTAAGTCTAATAAACACTTGGacgttttttctttttcttttttaatttaattgtgtATATGTAACAATTTCACTTGTAATTTGAAGATAGGGATATATGTAATCCAAGTGGTCTTAATCTTATTTTGTAGTATCGAAcatgtaataatatatatattcttactcCAACTggtctatttttttattcaagGTCGAGTAGGCGTACTTTGTTTTGAATTGCACCATGTGAATATGATGTGTTTGAGTTAAAAGTACTATTATTCATAATACGTTTTTCGTGGGAATTAATATATTTGTGTAACATATAATACATGTGACTGACCACTAAAGGTATAGTTATCTATGATACTCGGCCTTCGCCCATGGTATATGCGCAGGGCCGGCCCAAGCATTTTGGGGGCCTTGtgcgaaattttaaaattgggccttttagaaaaaaaaaaaaaaaaccatgtaCATTAAAACTACAATTTTGTTAGtagctttttttttaaaaaaaaattgcttcatagattttcaattaaattttttttatttatgtataaataatagCAAAAAACAAATAggccttttttttaaaaaaaaaaaaaatgggccttAAAAAAATGGGGGCCTTGTGCAATGGCCCAAGCTGCCCAATGCTTGGGCCGGCCCTGTATATGGGgcattatatatacaaatatatatttttttaatgaaaaacgCAATTCATTAAGATAAatctattattataaaaaaaaactcaaagatTATGAACAAGCATCCGTTCATATATACTCTTTTATAATAATAACACAGGCTAGTGTGTGACAACACTATTTGCATTTGCAGCAGAATAACACTACAATATCCATCACCAACAacatctaataaataaattaatatatgataaaaaagactgaaaaataaaatttgagtgaGGACTATTAATCCAACCAATAGCCACAATAGGATCACTATTAataatcaaaaataataaaatcaagtTGATGCGCAAGAGTCAACCCTAGTCTAATTGCAAGCGGCTCCGCCACATTAACAGAAAAGTCACCTAAAACACTAGATGACCAAACTAGCCAAACTGCACCTGCAGCATCCCGTATCACTCCAACCAACCCGACAAAGCCCCTCCCAAGAACCATTTGAGCATCAGTCGTAAGAGCAAAGGACTCAGGAAGTGGTGGCATCCACCGAATAGGATCGGTGGAAAACATGGTTTGAATTGCACAGTCCCAACTAAAGACCTCGCCGAACATGCTCTTTGAATTCTAATAGGTGATTATGGGCTAACTCTGGAATAGTATCTAAGCTTGACTGCATGTTACCAAATAGTAGTGAGTTTCGATCATACTAAAACCATCATAAGGTAACCAACTCAAATGCCTCACGAGATAACATTTCATAGAAAAGAGTAGAATTTCCAACAGTGGTATGGGGCATTATATTTACAGCCCATCAAATTATAATTGCAGCCTATTATTAAAGTAATGCCTTGATTAAAGGAATGTGCCCTAATTATATTATGCTAATCCCCGTTAATTGGGATCAATAAGccaattgattaaaataaaataacttaattgaataaaatagcttgtaataataaaatttatcttTAACTTAAAACCGAAgtaatataaatacatatcCAAGATCTCgtaaaattttattttgcaaaatattacaagtaatTTACATACAAGCCGACCTAAGCAATAAAATAAGATTTCTATACAATCTTCCTATTGGACCCAACCCTCGTGGTCTAGCTTGGCTGGAACATGTATAATTCATCTTCAAAACCTTCGAACTCATGGTTGACTCGATATTTCTTTACATTTGCCTACAAAATAGAGCATCTGTGAGTCAAGGCCTAGCAAGattgtaaaataaatataacatgAGCATATAGTATACATATCATACAATACGTCCCTACATAGATAAACATGCCATTACACTATTGTATTACATTATTTCATTTATAATGATACCTCTGCATCTAATATTTACCTAGCATAGATTTCACATGTTatgctcacacatctattttatatgtataatgtCATAATAGGATTTACCTCGATTCTAGTCACTGATTCTAACCTAGTTATGCCATAATCGCATAACTATTTTAATTTACTCACAAATATTATAAATACATGCTTAATCATAGAAAACTTAGGGTATTGACCCTAACTCACATTTctattaaaataactataaaacaaACAAACGCTATTGTGCTATATTATATGTACGTTTAGTTCACTGTTATACCCTGAGTTCTAATTTATGAGGAGAATTTTGCAAGTGTCAGCATTCCTAGTAAAAatcttaaatttatataaaatagggttaatccctatatcacattcaataaatataaatatttagcaGTCTAAATCTAGACCGAGTAATAGAGCTCGTTATAAGCTTTCTAATGATATAAAAAACGTAAAAAGGAGTTCAGAGTCAAAAGTTATGCCTAATACaaacgaaaaaaaattgaaatatcgTCGCAGGGTCGTCGCAGCGAATTTTTGCCATGGGGTCGCAGCGACGAATCCTAACAGGGGCATCCCATGTTTTCAAATAGGGTCTTGCCACGACGACCATAAGCCTAGTCGCGGCGACTGGGCTTGAAAACCcataaaactatatttttttacaacTTCGAAAATTTTACCAATTCAACTCCAATATCACATAAATCATGCAATAAGTTTTCATGCTAAAATAAAGTGTTTACAAGCACACTACACCACAACAACATGCTTAGAACACTTCCATAACTAagtttaacatcctaaaattCACATAATTTAAAGCTTAGAAAACCAAGCACAAATCTTAGTTCAATTTTAACATTtgacaaccaaaaaaaaaatcagcaaataacttaaaattcaaatttcatgCTCAACTAAAGAAACGAAATATCTAGCCTAGCATCTATAACAATATCAATATAAAACCAAAccataattatcataattatacCATTCCACAACCTCATGCAATTcattttaatcatataaattttCAGAGATTAATTCAGCAGAAAAGAGATTCAAACTACCTCAAATGATGATCATTTCCAAAGCTTGATTACAATTCCACAACCAAAACCCCTTCAAATAGCAAAATCCTTCACAAATCAAGAACAAGGTTTGAAGAGATAAGGAGAAGGGGAAGAAGGTCAGTGGAGCTCTCAAAgccaaaaaaattctaacataaaaACTGAAATTAACTTATACATTCTTTTGCTAATAtttggtcaaatgaccatttcgCTCCTAAGGCCAAAAATCAATGTATTTAATCACCAAGGGCATAGAGGTCATTTAAATTAcacatataattatataatccCAGATATTTCATGTTATTATCCTAACCACATAACTTATAAATTTTGGACCACGAATTAAGTTCGAGCCAAAATACCCGATTGTGACTATACTACACAAACTTGTCGATATTAACTAGTAACACAATAAAAGCGAACATACTACATAATAATGTAGTCCATTAacacaaaatatattaaaattataattttacccTTAATTTTCAGGtcaaacttacaaaaatactactaACACATAAATATGgtctttaatttaaatattcactaataatatcatattatggattgtattaaaatatatataatcctACATTAGTATCTTAATTAAGTTAATTAGGGCTTCTAAtccattttcaaaatttaggatATTACAGTTATCTCCTCCTTATAGAAATCTTGTCATGAAATTTACTTGAATAGTTTGTACCTCATATCCGATTCCCATTCCCAGGTCACCTCTTCGACCTTGTTCTTCTTCCATAACACTTACACTAGTACCAATGTCTTGTTCCTTAAGACCTtatctcttctatcaagtatctcaactggttgttcttcatatgagaGATTTTGGTGCATTTCCGAGGCTTCGTAACTCAAAATGTGAGATTAGTCTGACACATACTTTCCGTAGCATCAAAACATGAAACAAATTATGTACAGTTGCTAGCGTTGGGGTATAGCTAACCTGTatgctacttgccctatcctcttcAGGATTTCAAAAGGCCCAATGAACCACTGGCTTAGTTTCCCTCTCTTTCCAAAGCATTTTACTCCTTTCATAGGTAAAATATGGAGGAATACTATATCTGGAACCTAAAAGTAGACATTTCACCGTTTTGGATCTACATAACTCTTCTATCTATTTTGAGCACCAAGCACCCGAGCTCTAATTTGGTCAATTGCCTCACTCATTTTCTGAACAACTTCGTGACCTAAGAACTTCTTCTCGCGTACGTAATTCATCCCATTGAATAGGTGACCTGCGTAATCTTCCATATAATAGTTCATACAGAGTCATCCCGATAGTTGATTAGCagttgttgttgtaagaaactCAATcaagggaaggtactttacctaAGATCCTTCAAATTCTAATACATATGCACATAATATGTCTTCAAAAATCTGATAGTCCTTTCAGACTGTCTATCTGTCTGAGAATGAAATGTTGTGCTTAAGTTTAACTGtgtacccatagctcgatgtagactccctgtgaacttcggatctctgtCAGATACTATAGAATTTGGAGCACCATGAAgaagaattatttttctaacaTATAATTCAGCATATTAATCAATGGAGAAGTTTGTTCAAACAGGTAAGAAATGAGCTAACTTTGTATACAtgtcaattattaccacatagAATCATATTTCCCCATAGTCATAGGTAATTTCACCACGAAGTCCAGGGTTCTATCTTCCTATTCCAATTTCAGAAGATTTAACAATTGTAACAATCTCGTAGGGCTCTGATGGTCTGCTTTTACTTATATATTGACATGTCAGACaccgtgaaacatataatactatatatcatttttcatacatggCTACCAATAGATGGATTTTAATTTTAGTACATCTTAGTCATACCTGGATGTACAAAGTAAGGAGTGATATGGGATTCATCCAAAATCTCTTTCTTGATATCATCATCCATATAGGAACACATACTCGGTTCATAAACCATAACATACCACTTTCATCCACGATAAAATCCTCAGTCTTACCAGTTAAAACTTTATTCTGAATCTCCATGCTGAGAATTTACTGATTCTTTCTATTAATGTGAATTGCAAAGTAATGTTGGCTAATTATCCCACAACCAACTCAAGATTGGCTTTTGTCATTTCATCTCCTAGTTGCTTTGAAATTTGTTTCATGTTACATACTTGTCCTTGGCCTTTTTTGCGCAGGGCATCTATTATCACATTGGCCTATCTAGGATGATAAAGGATTTTAAAATCATAATCATTCACCAACTCAAGCCATCATCTCTGTCTCATATCCTGATCCTTCTAAgtgaagaaatacttcaagcttTTATGATCGGTGTATAATTCACATTTTTTCCCAtataggtaatgccgccaaattttTAATGCAAATACCATTGCAGCATGTTACAGATTATGAGTAGGGTACCTATGTCCATACTCTTTCAGCTATTGAGAAGCATAGGCTATTACCTTTTCAACTTGCATTAATACACAGCTTAGACCTAGTCTGAAAGCATCACAATATACAACAAATTTTTCCTTATCAGAAGGAAGAATTAGTACTGGAACAGTGACCAGTCGTTGCTTTAACTCTTAGAAACTTTCCTCGCACCGATCAGTCCAagtaaattttagatttttccttGTCAATTTCATTAAAGGTGTCCCAATATGTACCTTAGTCAATAAAAAACTAACATTATCTCCCCAtaaaagacataaaaaaaaagtaatttggTAGTTATTAGTGGAATTAATGGTTTTGGATTTCTCTTCCTTTTGATTTTGTTTACTATATAAGTAGGACGTTGGTGTATTGTTGCCAAAACTATCGACACGTAAAGTCCTTTTAAAAGTAGTAAGAATTCAACATGTGGGTTAGGTTGATGAGTGAGTGATGAAATTTGAAACAATTAATGTTTAATTATCAATTAAATTCGGTCGTACAGCGGATTTTGACATGATGATAAATAGTCAGCgaacacataaatatatatattttttatttattggcATCGAAAGAACCCCAACGAACCAAAAATAATTGAGAGGTGTTTGGTTAATTAACTGAAAAAAGTGGTCAAATAATCGACTTGTTGTGTTAAGTTAGTTGTTTATTTGTCTTTCATTAGTAGCTAGCTAGCTAAAATATCTTGCCTAATTCATATGTGTTACACTACATgtgtacaatatatattaattattgtttgagCAGTTTTGACTTTGGAACAATCAAAATCAGTTATAAAAGCACATATTTATACATTATTAAGGTTTCAAAatgttttcttttatatttaattcagtGTCAAACCATTTCATCAATATTTCAATTTCAGCAAATTAGACTTAATATATATGTGAAACAGATAAACTTTTAGTAAGTAAAAAGATACAATCTATCCAATATATGTGTACGTACACCTACCCATAGTTAGGTTATATTGGAAGATATATTATTAATGCTTTGGTGAATGATCTAATCCATGAAGCAAGCAAGGCTtaaagttattattttattagtttagCAAGTTGATTTCACGCATGTCTTTCTGAATGGAGAAGAAATTGAGAGATAGAACGTCTATGTTGTATTGATCAATATTGCTACTTAACGAAATACATTATACAAAGTTAGTTTATATATTGTCGcactatatatacactataagaAGATAGTTTGTACACTAGGCTTACTAATGAAAGAATTAAATCTAACAAATTACAAGTATACATTATGGTTTATCATCCTCCTCAAACTCATCAGGAGCTACTGTTAGTTTGGAGCAGAGCTGGAGAAAACGAGAGGCTGGTAGAGCCTTATTAGTCAAGTAGTCAGCTAGTTCCATCAATATTGTAGTAGACTTTCTAATTTGTTTTCgagttatattttttattaggagaatttacaaaaatacgaggaaaagtttataaaattaatgaaagttttttacatttttatttattgtactAACTTTACGAAAATATTgtgtttaaagttttaaaattataataaaaatattgtattttagtttaataaaatcaactcaaaaaccactaaaaaacaacattagaacaacttaacaaataacatgaaaataactataaaataacaaaaatataactacaaagtaacagaaaaataacaaaacattaACCTAATTCCAATAAGCAAAATAATTTCAACACCTCAATATGCTTttgtattacaatttttttgtaCTTAGTTTTGACAACTTGGTTTATCTTTCTGTatttattacattatttttttttttataaaatttgttGTTACAACTTTattcttttaacttttttttttctcattttctttTTGAGTTAGTAATATATAGTTAGAAAAAAActataaagtaaaaaatataataaaaagaacaaaataaatgcacatatatatacaaggaaaacattatttagaataaaccaaaaataataaaaaataactgtacaaaaaaaaaaacacataaaaacaataaaaaaacaacTATTAACACCTaaacaataatataaaaataattttaaaataacaaaaagacaACTATAAATTAACGGAAAAATAACAAAGATATCAATCTTGTTAAAATATGCAAATTATTCATATATCAAATCTAAATAAACtacaaaacataaaaaaaaaaaaaaggaagaaccctatatactattt
This window harbors:
- the LOC133031886 gene encoding transcription factor MYB78-like, translated to MDVHMGDQLYGSVITSIDHDHDQLHSSEEDHHRQLDLRKGPWTVEEDNMLFNYVSIHGEGRWNSLARHAGLKRTGKSCRLRWLNYLRPSVRRGNITLQEQLLILELHSRWGNRWSKIAQYLPGRTDNEIKNYWRTRVQKQAKQLKCDVNSKQFQDAMRYVWIPRLVERIQSGRSDPSPAGLPVSTGSNTQVYDWANPKPMPDMSGSSSDTSEAQLSSVSDLTECGQPMGTGSGGSFQYGPDIQVNAQNETWLSGGDSSLENWWSEEDLQFLETALL